The sequence TTGCTCGCCGCAGAAAACATTCCCTTCCCGCAGTGGCAAGAAGCGTGACATACAGCAGGATTGAAGATTGGCAAACCATTCCAATCAAGAAATCAGGAGTCCTGTTCCGTACTCCCTGAAAAAATGTTCGGAAAACCCCGGAGCCAATCATTGGTCAAGGGCATGAATGAACCGGTGTTGAATATTGATTTTTCTGGTCTCTCCCTGACAACGCCCCTGGTCTTGCTCTCCGGTTGCGTGGGGTTCGGTGAAGACCTTCTGGATCTGGAAGGGTTTGATTTCAGTCAGATTGGTGCCATCTGTCTGAAAGGGACCACCCTGGAACCCCGCCGGGGCAATCCGCCACATCGTCTGGCTGAAAC is a genomic window of Magnetococcales bacterium containing:
- a CDS encoding dihydroorotate dehydrogenase, encoding MNEPVLNIDFSGLSLTTPLVLLSGCVGFGEDLLDLEGFDFSQIGAICLKGTTLEPRRGNPPHRLAET